A genomic stretch from Malus domestica chromosome 15, GDT2T_hap1 includes:
- the LOC103400739 gene encoding AP-4 complex subunit sigma-like, which translates to MGIRFILMVNKQGQTRLAQYYEYLTLEERRALEPEIVRKCLARTEQQCSFVEHRNYKIVYRRYASLFFLVGVDNDENELAILEFIHLLVETMDRHFGNVCELDIMFHLEKAHFMLEEMVMNGCIVETNKSSILAPIQLMDKMN; encoded by the exons ATGGGGATCAGATTTATACTGATGGTGAACAAACAGGGGCAGACCCGGCTTGCCCAATACTACGAATACCTCACTCTCGAAGAACGGCGAGCTCTTGAACCTGAAATCGTCCGCAAATGCCTCGCCCGCACAGAGCAACAG TGTTCGTTTGTTGAGCATCGGAACTACAAAATTGTGTACAGGCGCTATGCTTCGTTGTTTTTCCTTGTTGGAGTTGACAATGATGAA AATGAGCTTGCAATTTTGGAGTTCATACATCTGTTGGTTGAGACTATGGACCGCCATTTCGGCAATGTG TGTGAACTAGACATCATGTTCCATTTGGAGAAGGCGCATTTCATGCTAGAAGAAATGGTCATGAATGGATGCATTGTTGAGACGAACAAGTCTAGCATTCTGGCGCCGATACAGCTGATGGACAAGATGAATTAG
- the LOC103400780 gene encoding glutathione hydrolase 3, producing the protein MGEQSLEAPLLGSHGLANNSKKTARPLWLLLFTFLAIIIFVGLIFGGDTKGWLLEGANKNNEGKFGGNESDIVESENGVVAADDARCSEIGASMLRQGGHAVDAAVATALCLGVVNSMASGIGGGGFMLVRSSATSQTQAFDMRETAPLAASQNMYASNPKAKAEGALSMGVPGEIAGLHEAWLQYGRIAWRTLFQPAIKLARDGYIVAPYLGGYLSTHGDKILSDPGLRQVFAPNGKMLKAGDTCYNVELGRSLEAVAELGPQAFYNGTLGEKLVEDVREAGGILTMEDLRNYKVNVVDAMAANVLGYAVFGMPPPSSGTLGLSLVLNIFNSYGTTDAANGDLGLHRLIEALKHMFAIRMNLGDPAFVDTSEYTSAMLSPSFAKKIRQKIFDNTTFPPEYYLHRWSQLRDHGTSHFCIVDADRNAVSVTSTVNYPFGGGVLSPCTGIILNNEMDDFSTPTEVSPDHLPPAPANFIEPNKRPLSSMTPLIITKDNQLAGVLGGSGGMNIIPAVTQVFLNHFVLGMDPLDAVQSPRIYHRLIPNIVSYENMTVIDGDHIELSDERKLFLLERGHKMQAKAGEAITQLVVQTLRNPANIGRKSGKNSTEEIFHGRLTAVSDPRKDGKPAAV; encoded by the exons ATGGGGGAGCAGAGCTTGGAAGCTCCACTCTTGGGCAGTCATGGTTTGGCCAATAACAGCAAAAAGACCGCCAGACCTCTCTGGCTCCTCCTATTTACATTTTTAGCCATCATCATCT TTGTAGGCCTTATATTTGGAGGGGACACAAAGGGCTGGTTACTTGAAGGAGCAAACAAAAACAATGAGGGGAAATTTGGAGGCAATGAATCTGACATTGTTGAGTCAGAAAATGGAGTTGTTGCTGCAGATGATGCCAGGTGTTCCGAAATTGGAGCGTCGATGCTCAGGCAGGGAGGGCATGCTGTTGATGCAGCAGTGGCAACTGCATTGTGCCTTGGTGTTGTTAATTCCATGGCAAGTGGGATTGGAGGTGGAGGTTTCATGCTAGTGAGATCTTCAGCAACCTCCCAAACCCAAGCTTTTGACATGAGGGAAACTGCCCCATTAGCTGCTTCACAG AATATGTATGCGAGCAATCCCAAAGCCAAGGCTGAAGGTGCACTGTCTATGGGAGTTCCGGGTGAGATAGCCGGTCTCCATGAAGCTTGGTTGCAATACGGGCGTATTGCTTGGAGGACTTTATTTCAACCTGCAATAAAACTTGCTAGAGATGGATACATAGTTGCTCCTTATCTGGGAGGATATCTAAGTACACATGGAGATAAAATTTTAAGCGATCCTGGCTTGAGGCAAGTGTTTGCACCAAATGGGAAGATGTTAAAGGCAGGCGATACATGCTACAATGTGGAACTTGGCCGGAGCTTAGAGGCGGTGGCAGAACTTGGGCCACAAGCATTCTATAACGGCACTCTTGGCGAGAAATTAGTCGAGGATGTGAGAGAGGCTGGTGGGATCTTGACAATGGAGGATCTGAGGAATTACAAGGTGAATGTTGTGGATGCAATGGCTGCGAATGTGTTGGGCTACGCTGTTTTCGGAATGCCTCCTCCTTCGAGTGGAACATTGGGGCTGTCTTTG GTTCTGAACATTTTCAACAGCTATGGAACCACGGATGCTGCGAACGGAGATCTTGGTCTACACCGCCTGATTGAAGCGTTGAAACACATGTTTGCAATCCGAATGAATTTGGGCGACCCTGCTTTTGTTGATACAAGTGAATACACGTCTGCTATGCTTTCCCCAtcttttgcaaagaaaattcgGCAGAAGATATTTGACAACACGACTTTCCCTCCAGAGTACTATTTGCACAG GTGGAGTCAGCTCAGAGATCATGGAACAAGTCATTTCTGCATAGTAGACGCAGATAGAAATGCAGTGTCGGTTACAAGCACCGTAAATTACCCTTTTGGAGGTGGAGTGCTTTCTCCTTGTACTGGAATTATTCTCAACAACGAGATGGATGACTTCTCAACTCCGACAGAGGTGTCCCCCGACCATCTCCCTCCTGCTCCAGCAAATTTTATCGAACCGAACAAGAGACCTTTATCTTCCATGACTCCACTTATAATCACCAAG GACAATCAGTTGGCCGGGGTCCTTGGCGGTAGCGGTGGTATGAACATAATTCCTGCAGTAACCCAGGTTTTCCTGAACCATTTTGTATTGGGGATGGACCCTTTAGATGCAGTTCAAAGTCCAAGGATCTACCACAGG CTGATACCGAACATTGTTTCCTACGAGAACATGACTGTGATAGACGGGGATCACATTGAGCTTTCAGATGAAAGAAAGCTCTTCTTGCTAGAGCGAGGTCATAAGATGCAGGCTAAGGCAGGGGAAGCCATCACTCAGCTCGTTGTTCAAACCCTTCGAAACCCTGCAAACATAGGCCGGAAAAGCGGAAAGAATTCTACCGAAGAAATTTTTCACGGTAGACTCACCGCTGTAAGTGACCCGAGAAAGGACGGGAAGCCTGCAGCCGTATGA
- the LOC103425000 gene encoding uncharacterized protein — protein sequence MAQNPPFLLHLFILNLFISFAINPSLCADSDDDFSILGFEIHGDYSPPSPPPSPPPPHPPPLSCQEGLNGIGSLDTTCELNSSLILEDNVYIEGNGSLYILPGVNLSCPLLGCEIVVNISGEFSLGRNSMIIAGLVSVNASNASFLTGSVINVTALAGAPPAQTSGTPDGVQGSGGGHGGRGASCVIDNTKLPDDVWGGDPYAWSSLDEPVSYGSKGGTTSKDEKYGGEGGGRIWLEARSSIDLSGSVLADGGDGGIKGGGGSGGSIFVKARRMTGSGRISAVGGNGFAGGGGGRVSIKVFSRRDDTDIFAHGGRSLGCLENAGAAGTYYDAVPRRLIVSNHNLSTQTDTLLLEFPKQPLWTNVDIQNHAKALVPLYWSRVQVRGQIRLSCGAVLSFGLAHFASSEFELMAEELLMSDSIVKIFGALRMSVKMHLMLNSKMLIDGGADSIVATSLLEASNLVVLRGASVIHSNANLGVHGQGFLNLSGPGDLIEAQHLILSLFFSIKIGPGSLLRGPLDSGSSNLTKPQLNCELPNCPMELLHPPEDCNMNSTLTFTLQICRVEDVIVQGSMTGSVIHFHWVRAVSVHSSGVISASGLGCTGGVGRGKFFANGLGGGGGHGGKGGDGYYDGNFIDGGASYGDADLPCELGSGSGNDSLAGATAGGGIIVMGSLERSLSSLSLDGSLRADGESFGEEYLEKNDRIFSNIGPGGGSGGTVLLFVQTLELGNSSTISTVGGHGSPSGGGGGGGGRIHFHWSDIPVGDAYLPIASAGGSIITEGGFGRGHGRAGQNGTVTGKACPRGLYGIFCEECPIGTFKNVSGSDRALCHACPSLELPHRAIYVTVRGGVTKTPCPYKCISDRYHMPKCYTAFEELVYTFGGPWWFGLILLSVLILLALVLSVARMKYVTGDELPTPVPARQGSRLDHSFPFLESLNEVLETNRNEESQSHVHRMFFMGPNTFSEPWHLPHSPPEQVTDIVYEAAFNRFVDEINALAAYQWWEGSVYSILCVFVYPLAWSWLQSRRKKKLQQLREYVRSEYDHSCLRSCRSRALYEGLKVAATSDLMLAYMDFYLGGDEKRAGLPPRLHQRFPLSLIFGGDGSYMAPFHLCSDNILTSLMSQSIPPTIWYRLVAGLNAQLRLVRHGHLKLTFGHVISWLETHANPTLSAYGVHVALAWFQPTASGYSQFGLLVYAINNESVPPALEGQDALSPRDHLSRTPRNHWENPFDHLRLIDHWMSQKRFSGGILLSKSLRTFKEKKAICYPFSFIVYNGKPVGHQDLVGLFISILLLGDFSLVLLSLLQLYSISLLNFFLVLFILPLGLLFPFPAGISALFSHGPRRAAGLARIYALWNITSLINVVVAFTCGLIHYTTHTRKKLSNFQSWNFSMDESEWWVLPCGLALCKLVQSRLIDCHVANQEIQDHSLYSKDPDVFWQS from the exons ATGGCTCAAAACCCCCCGTTTCTTCTCCACCTTTTCATCCTCAACCTCTTCATCAGTTTCGCCATAAACCCTAGTCTCTGCGCTGATTCGGACGATGATTTTTCGATTCTTGGGTTCGAAATTCATGGGGACTACTCGCCACCTTCGCCGCCTCCGAGTCCGCCGCCGCCACACCCTCCCCCGCTCTCGTGCCAGGAGGGTCTCAACGGAATTGGGTCTCTGGACACCACTTGCGAGCTGAATTCAAGCTTGATTCTTGAAGATAATGTGTATATAGAAGGAAATGGGAGCTTATATATACTTCCCGGTGTTAATTTGAGCTGCCCATTATTGGGTTGTGAAATTGTGGTTAACATTAGTGGGGAATTTAGTTTAGGTAGAAATTCAATGATTATTGCCGGGTTAGTTTCGGTTAATGCTTCGAATGCGAGCTTTTTAACTGGTTCAGTAATAAATGTTACGGCATTGGCTGGTGCACCCCCGGCGCAGACTAGTGGCACCCCGGATGGTGTTCAGGGTTCTGGTGGAGGGCATGGTGGGAGAGGTGCTAGTTGTGTGATTGATAATACAAAGCTCCCAGATGATGTTTGGGGTGGGGATCCGTATGCGTGGTCATCGTTGGATGAGCCAGTGAGTTATGGCAGTAAGGGTGGAACAACTAGTAAGGATGAGAAGTATGGTGGGGAAGGAGGTGGGAGGATTTGGTTGGAGGCAAGAAGTTCAATTGATCTTAGTGGGAGTGTTTTGGctgatggtggtgatggtgggaTTAAGGGTGGTGGAGGTTCAGGGGGCAGCATATTTGTTAAAGCTCGTAGAAT GACTGGAAGTGGCAGGATAAGTGCAGTGGGAGGTAATGGATTTgctggaggaggaggtggaagaGTTTCCATCAAAGTTTTCAGCAGGCGTGATGATACAGATATCTTCGCTCATG GGGGAAGGAGTTTAGGCTGTCTTGAAAATGCAGGTGCTGCGGGAACATATTATGATGCTGTACCTCGGAGACTTATAGTCAGTAATCATAACTTATCCACACAGACTGACACGCTTCTGCTAGAGTTTCCTAAACAGCCACTTTGGACAAATGTTGACATCCAAAATCATGCCAAGGCTTTGGTTCCTTTGTATTGGAGCCGTGTTCAG GTTCGAGGTCAAATTCGTTTATCATGTGGTGCAGTTTTGAGTTTTGGTCTTGCACATTTTGCTTCATCAGAATTTGAGTTGATGGCTGAAGAGCTTCTGATGAGTGATTCTATTGTCAAG ATATTTGGGGCTCTTCGAATGTCTGTCAAAATGCACTTGATGTTGAATTCTAAAATGCTAATAGATGGTGGTGCTGATTCAATTGTGGCAACATCCTTACTTGAGGCAAGCAATTTAGTGGTTCTCAGG GGGGCGTCTGTGATACATTCTAATGCTAATTTGGGAGTTCACGGACAAGGTTTCTTGAATTTGTCTGGGCCAGGAGACCTGATTGAAGCACAACACCTGATTCTGTCTCTATTTTTTAGTATCAAG ATTGGACCTGGATCTTTACTGCGAGGGCCCCTGGACAGTGGCAGTAGTAATTTGAC GAAACCCCAACTCAACTGTGAACTTCCAAACTGCCCCATGGAATTACTTCATCCACCCGAAGATTGTAACATGAACTCTACATTGACCTTCACTCTTCAG ATCTGTCGAGTTGAAGATGTTATTGTTCAAGGAAGTATGACTGGATCTGTTATTCATTTTCACTGGGTTAGAGCTGTATCGGTCCACTCTTCTGGGGTAATTAGTGCATCCGGGCTAG GTTGCACTGGTGGGGTTGGTAGAGGAAAGTTTTTCGCAAATGggcttggtggtggtggtgggcaTGGTGGCAAAGGTGGGGATGGGTATTACGATGGAAATTTTATTGATGGTGGTGCTTCCTATGGAGATGCTGATTTGCCTTGTGAACTTGGTAGTGGTAGCGGAAATGATAGCCTAGCTGGTGCAACTGCAGGTGGTGGTATCATTG TAATGGGTTCATTGGAGCGCTCATTGTCAAGTTTGTCTCTTGATGGTTCACTTAGAGCCGATGGAGAAAGCTTTGGAGAAGAATATTTGGAGAAAAATGATAGGATCTTTTCAAATATAGGTCCTGGTGGTGGTTCTGGTGGAACTGttctattgtttgttcaaaCATTGGAACTTGGTAATTCTTCTACAATCTCAACCGTTGGTGGACATGGTAGTcctagtggtggtggtggaggaggtggtggGAGGATTCACTTTCACTGGTCAGACATACCAGTTGGGGATGCATATCTACCTATAGCAAGTGCGGGAGGAAGCATCATTACTGA GGGAGGTTTTGGTAGAGGTCATGGTCGGGCTGGACAAAATGGGACTGTTACTGGAAAGGCCTGTCCCAGAGGGCTTTATGGTATCTTTTGTGAG GAATGCCCTATTGGCACCTTCAAGAATGTGAGTGGCTCTGATAGAGCCCTTTGTCATGCTTGCCCATCTTTGGAGCTTCCACATCGTGCCATATATGTCACGGTTCGAG GTGGTGTTACCAAAACTCCATGTCCATACAAGTGCATTTCTGACAGATATCACATGCCAAAATGTTATACAGCATTTGAAGAGTTGGTTTACACTTTTGGTGGACCATGGTGGTTTGGTCTTATTCTGTTAAGTGTCCTCATCCTGTTAGCTCTCGTGCTTAGCGTTGCACGGATGAAGTATGTTACTGGAGACGAATTACCGACTCCTGTACCTGCTCGACAGGGCTCTCGTTTAGATCATTCCTTCCCTTTCCTGGAATCATTGAATGAG GTTTTGGAAACAAACAGAAATGAGGAATCTCAGAGTCATGTGCATAGGATGTTTTTCATGGGGCCAAATACATTCAGTGAACCTTGGCATCtacctcattcccctccagaacAAGTCACAGATATTGT GTATGAGGCTGCATTCAATAGATTTGTGGACGAGATTAATGCTTTAGCTGCTTATCAGTGGTGGGAAGGATCAGTCTACAGCattctttgtgtttttgtttatcCACTTGCATGGTCATGGTTACAGAGTCGAAGGAAAAAGAAGTTACAACAACTGCGTGAATATGTTCGATCAGAATATGATCATTCTTGCTTGCGTTCTTGTCGTTCACGTGCACTGTATGAAGGACTCAAG GTAGCTGCAACTTCTGATTTAATGCTTGCATACATGGACTTTTACCTCGGTGGAGATGAGAAAAGGGCTGGTCTTCCTCCCCGTCTTCATCAGAGATTTCCATTGTCATTAATTTTTGGAGGAGATGGAAGTTACATGGCTCCTTTCCATCTTTGCAGTGATAACATTCTCACTAGCCTCATGAGTCAG AGTATTCCACCTACCATCTGGTATCGGCTTGTAGCTGGTCTAAACGCTCAACTGCGATTAGTTCGGCATGGTCACTTaaagttgacttttggtcatgTTATCAGCTGGCTTGAAACGCACGCAAACCCTACTCTTAGTGCATATGGCGTACATGTTGCTCTTGCGTGGTTTCAGCCTACAGCTTCTGGGTATAGCCAGTTTGGACTTTTGGTATATGCTATAAACAATGAAAGTGTGCCACCAGCACTGGAGGGTCAAGATGCATTGTCACCGCGGGATCATCTGTCACG TACACCAAGAAATCATTGGGAAAACCCATTTGACCATTTGAGACTCATCGACCATTGGATGTCACAAAAAAGATTTTCTGGAGGAATTTTACTCAGCAAGAGCTTAAGGACGTTTAAAGAGAAGAAAGCTATATGTTATCCCTTTTCTTTCATAGTTTATAATGGCAAACCGGTTGGCCATCAG GATCTTGTCGGTTTGTTCATCTCTATTCTACTCTTGGGAGATTTTAGCCTAGTCTTGCTCAGTCTGCTGCAGCTATATTCCATTTCACTGTTGAACTTTTTCTTGGTCTTATTTATTCTTCCTCTCGGTCTACTATTCCCCTTCCCGGCTGGGATCAGTGCTTTGTTTAGTCATGGACCTAGACGGGCAGCAGGTCTTGCGCGTATATATGCTTTGTGGAATATCACATCCTTGATCAATGTC GTTGTTGCATTTACTTGTGGATTGATTCATTATACGACCCACACGAGGAAGAAGCTTTCAAACTTTCAATCCTGGAATTTTAGCAT GGATGAAAGTGAATGGTGGGTGCTTCCCTGTGGCCTGGCACTGTGTAAACTCGTGCAGTCGCGTCTCATCGATTGCCATGTGGCGAACCAGGAAATTCAGGATCACTCGTTGTACAGCAAGGACCCTGACGTGTTCTGGCAGTCATGA